The following nucleotide sequence is from Dethiobacter alkaliphilus AHT 1.
TGTCAGCCGTTGCCCAGCCAACCAATGTCTTTTGTACATATATCTTTAACGGTGGCCCAGGTATAACCCAGCCTTCAATGTGTTTACATAGCTTATATCGGTAACCCATACGGCTCCAGGCTTGTCAGCTTTAAAGTTCTGGTTTAAAAGATTCTCCTGCTACCGGAAGCTGATGGTTTTGAGTCTGTGGTAGCTTTAAACTTCCGTTTGCGCTTGGAGTACAATCCATTTCGTTTCTGGATGCCATAAAGCCTGTTACGGCTGCACTTAGGAAAGTGTTCTCGTACGTCCTCCAGCATTTTATCTAAGCCGCAGATACCATGGCACTCAGCATAACTTTTCTTCGCAATCTCAAGTATCTTTTCGTTCTCAAGAGCCCGTTTACTGGGACCCCTGTTTTTCCAATTATAAAAGTTGCTCCGTGTTACCTCAAGGTATTTGCACATCTTCTCAACCGGGAACTGGGAGCTTAGTTCATTGATGTGTTTGTAAATTACTGTTTCCGGTTGTCTTTCACGAAGAGTGCTGTAGCCTTTTTTAAAATATCGACGGCCTCCTCGAGCTCATTGTTTCTGCGCTTTTCCGCCTTTAGCTGAGCCTCGAGTTCAAGAATCCTCGCACTCTCAGGGTTCTGCCGCTTTTTCTCTTCTTTAAGCCAATTCCGTAATGTCTGAGCGTTTATTCCAAGGTCGTTTGCGACACTATTAACAGGCCTGCCACCTTCCTGGACTAGTTTGATGGCATCCTTCTTAAATTCTTCACTGTACCGGTTTGCATTGCTTGGCATTTTTATCTCCTCCACATGGTTATTATACCTAACTCATGTGTGTCCAGCAATTCGGGTACAGGTCAGACAATACTAAACCGGCCATTTTGGCCGGTTTTTTGGATGAGTCAAATTTAGTCACTGGTGGGTTCTCCGAATTTTTGAACCAGATAGGACATTAGGAGAGCAAAAAACAAGTGAGCAATATAAAATGCTGCTATGGACAGGGGTTCATTACGGGTGGCTTCGGCCAGGTTGAGAAGCTTCATGATAAATCCGGCCATAAATACCCAGAGTCCGCTCACCACTATTAAAGCTTTAAGCCATGCATTTTTCCAGCCTGTCCAATCAAGAATTAGGATATAAATAAAGGCATAGGTGCCACCGACTACAAGACTCCAGACAAATCCTAAAATTATTTGCAAAGTTGTGTAAGCGCCGATATTCAGAAAGATTTCCAGAGTTAGTTGAGGCATGTTTACTGTATCACCAGGCAAAAACAAGTTAATCAGGTACAGAAAGAGGTTTGCTGCTATGGCGGCAACTGTCCCTGAAAAGGCTGCCAGGATAAGCCGGTCATTAATAACATATCCGTCTTTCATATTTACTCCTTTTGAAGACTCTTTAGTTTATTATTTATTAGAATTAGCCTCATAATGCATATTTTGCCTGATGGATGTGAGTATATGGTTTTTGATATATTATGACCAGACAAATTGTCTGGTCATAGGCTTTTGTAGTGTATTATTTTTGAGTAATAGTATTTGTATTTAGCATAGCGTTATCTTAATCTGTCCTTTAATGCTTTTACCAGTATATGCGCAGATAGTACATTGTCATGTAGTAAAAATTCACACTATAACAGTTATAGAATAAACTGAATTAGACATAACTGGCAGAGGGGAAATGGTATTGAAACAAACAATGAAAGCGCTGGTAAAAGATAAGGCAGGTCCAGGAGTGGTAATGAAAGATGTTGACATTCCCGAACTAGGGCCGCATGATGTCCTGGTGAAGGTAAAAGCAGCCTCAATCTGCGGGACCGATGTGCATATCTATAACTGGGATGGTTGGGCTGCCGGGAGAATCAAGCCTCCGGTGATTATCGGGCATGAGATGTCGGGTTACATTGTTCAGACAGGGGAAGCGGTTAAGTACTGGCAGGAAGGAGATTATGTCAGTCTGGAATGCCATCAAACCTGCGGGCACTGTTATCAGTGCAGAACTGGTCAGGGACATATCTGTCGGGATTATACTATTTTGGGGGTGGATTTTAACGGTTGTTTTGCCGAATATGTCCGTGTGCCGGAGTATAACTTATGGAGAAACGATGAAGATGTTTTACCAGAAGTGGCCTGCTTACAGGACCCCATCGGCAATGCAGTGATGGCCACATGTGCTGCTGAAATAACAGGAAAAAAAATTCTGGTAACGGGCTGCGGAGCCATCGGCCTCCTAACCGTCGGTGTTGCTAAAGCACTGGGCGCTGCCAAAATTTATGCTGTGGATATCAATGATTACCGCCTGAAAATAGCAGAAGATATGGGAGCAACGGCTACTATTAACCCTTTAAGAGAAAACATGGTGGAAGAGGTGCAGATAAAGACCAGAGGTTGTGGGGTAAACGTTGTTATTGAAGCCAGTGGAGATGAGCGATGCCTGCAGGACAGTTTGAAAACAGTAAACAACGGTGGCCAGGTGGTTCTGCTGGGAATATATAAGGACAGAGTGCTCTTGGATCTGGCAAACGAAGTAATATTTAAAGGAGTTACCATAACGGGGATTACCGGCAGGGAGATCTTTAAAACCTGGTATAAAACTGCGGAGTTGTTAAGTAGTTACTTGAGTGTGGAGCCGGTGATAACCCACAGGATGAAGATGAAAGATTATGAGGCAGCTTTTCAGCTGATTCAAACAGGTCAGTGCGGTAAAATTGTTTTATATCCTTGAAAATTACAGCCAGGTTTAATAAGAGTTTCTTAGTTTTATCGATAGTAGCGTGGCGATAAGAGTTGTGCCTAAAAG
It contains:
- the tdh gene encoding L-threonine 3-dehydrogenase, which gives rise to MKQTMKALVKDKAGPGVVMKDVDIPELGPHDVLVKVKAASICGTDVHIYNWDGWAAGRIKPPVIIGHEMSGYIVQTGEAVKYWQEGDYVSLECHQTCGHCYQCRTGQGHICRDYTILGVDFNGCFAEYVRVPEYNLWRNDEDVLPEVACLQDPIGNAVMATCAAEITGKKILVTGCGAIGLLTVGVAKALGAAKIYAVDINDYRLKIAEDMGATATINPLRENMVEEVQIKTRGCGVNVVIEASGDERCLQDSLKTVNNGGQVVLLGIYKDRVLLDLANEVIFKGVTITGITGREIFKTWYKTAELLSSYLSVEPVITHRMKMKDYEAAFQLIQTGQCGKIVLYP
- a CDS encoding transposase; translated protein: MPSNANRYSEEFKKDAIKLVQEGGRPVNSVANDLGINAQTLRNWLKEEKKRQNPESARILELEAQLKAEKRRNNELEEAVDILKKATALFVKDNRKQ